The DNA sequence ACATCAAAATAGTTTTCGtaccttacaacttttattatcttaataaatttccGCAATAACGTATGTAGTAACTACAAGGAGAAATAACTAGCTAGATCAACGGTTTAAAGTATGTATGTAACATCAGCGCTTAagcttattttttgttatttacaattcACGTGATTTTTTCAGTAGTAGGGTAAGCCACCTTTAGAGAATAATAAGAACGATTCTTCAACATATTCAGTTTTGGATTTGATACCAAAACTTCCTTTCCGAGAAAAATTTCACTCGAAATAGTGCATTGAGcatatactatattataaatactatattatatttagtCAAATTTTCCTCGGAGAGGATATTCTGAAATGTAACTTAGGTCATTAGGCAAGAGTttcatataagataaatttttgtttattgaaatgTTCATATAAAAAGCAGTGCGAAGACATGACTACACACATCGCCATTAATAGAGTTTAGTAACATCCGTGATTATGAAATTGGCCAATCACAGACATTCCATTCTTCAGAGGTATACTTAATATTGGCCAAAGTCATCCTGGTCACTTTTTTGGCTTGAACTTGTCCTGTAATTGGCCTGTTGCTTTCTATCTAACGGCAAATGTTCTGCGTTTCATGAACGgtagtcattaaaaaaacacCGCGTTTGAAAAAATACCGCGCGCGGGATACCACTGAACGGAATTAGTACTTCAATTGTTTTTGTCCATGGGAGCCTAATGCCTGGTTAACGACTAAGGTAAAGCttcattgaataattttattatattcgtaCATTTTGACTGGTCTACAAGTGAAAAATGTCAcagtatacattattattatgtcatcataataaatattatgtgtcAAGCAATACAAGAAGCTATACGTTAAATGTGTTGTTGACGAGAATcgcaaagaaaaatgtattttacgtgTAATCGCACGAAATAGTAAGTATcactttatatttatgtaaagtaatataaatattttaacaaatctaTAATCctaaatacaaataatgataagaacatcaaaaatagtttttgtaccttacaactttttttatcttaataaattcaGGCAATAATTCCGGTGTTAACTTGtgattttcgaaataattaaacctgaaaatttattttacagaaaataaatatcaacttataaaaattgctaaaaatttaaacacaaataTGCCAAGAATtgctttacaaaatataaaattagtgaCTGATGCTAAAAGTAGTaagtatttttatgttaaattctagctaacattaaaaatattaaatttctattttttaataaagtgaaTGAGTGTAGATTAGTAAAGATTTATATGTATGATTTCGATTCTTGCAGTCATTAAAGAAGTACAGCATGTCAGTAGTGTTAATAAGCATATCACTAATTCGATTAACTGCATAGACTTTGAGAAGAATACAATATCTTTTGATAAAAGATCTGATCGCAATACAGTAAACGATGGTGAGAGTAACATTAGTAATCCTGTGATACGTACTGACTCTGATAAGATAGCATTTATcaataattgtgataataaagataatagagAAAAGACTGGAAATCTGAACGTAACATTTTCTTTTGATAAGGGCAATAATTTAGAAAGGGTTGATGATATTAATGCCACAAATTCCATGAATGGGAACATTTCTGATAATACATCTTCCTACAACAATGGTAATCATATCATGATggacaatgagaaaaattctaGCATTGATTTTATAGCTAATGTTGAACCAAATAGTTGTAAAGTGAGAGATGTTAACTATTCCATGAACGTTAATGATAACATATGCAATACAGTAAACGATGGTGAGAGTAACATTAGTAATCCTGTGATACGTACTGACTCTGATAAGATAGCGTTTATCAATAATTGcgataataaagataatagagAAAAGACTGGAAATCTGAACGTAACATTTTCCTTTGATAAGGGCAATAATTTAGAAAGGGTTGATGATATTAATGCCACAAATTCCATGAATGGAAACACTTCTGATAATACATCTTCCTACAACAATGGTAATCATATCATGATggacaatgagaaaaattctaGCATTGATTTTGTAGCTAATGTTGAACCAAATAGTTGTGAAGTGAGAGATGTTAACTATTCCATGAACGTTAATGATAACATATGCAATGGCAATGATCTTAGTATACTAGATAATATTATCGATATCAACAATTCTACGAATATCAATTTTGATGATGTATTGTCTTATGGGAATGACAAAGGCTGTAAATTTTTAGACGATAATAATATCAATGCTATAAATAGTCATAATTCTGataacaatgaattatttgttAACCTCAATGGCAGTGGCAATAATTCTGAGACAGGTATTGTTATCAACGGTGACCTTATATTTCCCTTTGACATTAACTCTAATATATTGGATGATGATAATGCTACTGCCAAAACTTCTGCGAGTTCCAGTAATAATGTTGATATGATCCT is a window from the Solenopsis invicta isolate M01_SB unplaced genomic scaffold, UNIL_Sinv_3.0 scaffold_685, whole genome shotgun sequence genome containing:
- the LOC120360020 gene encoding putative uncharacterized protein DDB_G0282133, with translation MPRIALQNIKLVTDAKSIIKEVQHVSSVNKHITNSINCIDFEKNTISFDKRSDRNTVNDGESNISNPVIRTDSDKIAFINNCDNKDNREKTGNLNVTFSFDKGNNLERVDDINATNSMNGNISDNTSSYNNGNHIMMDNEKNSSIDFIANVEPNSCKVRDVNYSMNVNDNICNTVNDGESNISNPVIRTDSDKIAFINNCDNKDNREKTGNLNVTFSFDKGNNLERVDDINATNSMNGNTSDNTSSYNNGNHIMMDNEKNSSIDFVANVEPNSCEVRDVNYSMNVNDNICNGNDLSILDNIIDINNSTNINFDDVLSYGNDKGCKFLDDNNINAINSHNSDNNELFVNLNGSGNNSETGIVINGDLIFPFDINSNILDDDNATAKTSASSSNNVDMILPCNDTKTTVETEIVECERNHVSTNNDKNSSVSLIDISSIADKYVRFLIRGKLGRTVPVILDMEIVQCIELILKYRKDANVPQNNPYVFGIPNYSNKRNFKYLRACVLMRNFSKKCDAQMPHALRGTELRKHIATTCITLNLSENEVDDLANFMGHHEKIHKRHYRQSIPAVEIIRMTKFLEAALGEDAQQSNANDPGIFTICFIIL